The DNA region ATATATGTGTTTCTTGATGAATTCCGGCAGCCTCGCAAATTAATGAGAACTCAACCGAAGCGCCCGTATTCCAAATTTGTTTAAAAACCGGCGCCGGTAAACTGGACTCGACGCAATACTGATCAATACTTCAACTGTCGGCGGGACATCTCCCCCAAGTGTTGCGCCGATATAGGTACCAACGGACCGCGTGCCTTTGTTTTACTCCTAATGGTCTTAACCCGGATTCCCCCCCCAGAACCCGGGTTTTTTTTGCCTGCGATTTAACCTTTCACATGCGCCAGCGGAAACAGTCGCTTGAAATTCTCGGTGGTTTGCTCGGCAAACCGCTCGTAGGGCTCACCTCGCAACATTGCCAGAAATTCCGCTACGTCGCGCACGTACTGCGGCAGGTTCGGCTTGCCGCGATGAGGGATCGGCGCCAGGTAAGGCGAGTCGGTTTCCACCAGCAATCGGTCAGCCGGCACTTTACTGGCCACGTCACGCAGAGCGTCGGCATTGCGGAAAGTGACAATCCCGGACAAGGAAATGTAATACCCCATGTCCAGCGCCGCTTTGGCCATGTCCCAGTCTTCGGTGAAGCAATGCAGCACGCCAGCCTGGGGCAGCGCCGCTTCACGCAGGAGGTTCAACGTATCGGTGCGGGCACCACGGGTGTGGATGATCACCGGTTTGCCCGTCTGCTGTGCCGCTCGCAGATGCAGGCGAAACGACTCCTGTTGCAACTCCGCTGCTTCCGGCTCGTAGTAATAATCCAGACCGGTTTCACCGATCGCGACCACACGCGGGTGGTTGAGCTCGCGCAACAGCCAATCCAGTGCTGGCGCGGCGCCCGGTTGCACGTCCAGCGGATGCACGCCAACCGAACAGTCGACGTCGTCGTAACGTTCGGCCAGGGCTTTGACGTCGGCGGCATTCTCGACGCTGACGCCGATACACAGAAAGTGCCCTACCCCGCGCAGACGGGCCGCATCCAGTGCAGCATCCAGGGAGCCGTCGTGGGCGGCGAGGTCGAGGCGATCAAGGTGACAATGGGAATCTACGAGCATAAAAGGCTGCAACTTACATCGTATGAGTGGGACGGTCGGACTTCAGGGCTCCGGCCAGATGAGTTTCGATTCGACTGCGCGCGGTATTGTCGCCATCGTCGAATTGTACGCCGACCCCGGCAGCCCGGTTGCCCTGCGCACCTTTGGGGGTGATCCAGGTGACCTTGCCGGCGACCGGAATCTTCTCCGGCTCGTCCATCAGGTTCAACAGCATGAATACCTCATCGCCCAACTTGTAACTCTTGTTGGTCGGGATAAACAGGCCACCGTTCTTGATGAACGGCATGTAGGCCGCGTAAAGCACGGACTTGTCCTTGATCGTCAGGGACAAAATGCCGTTGCGCGGCCCCGGATTGACGAGTTCATTCATGCTGACCTCCGTTGCTGATGCTCGGAGTCTAGGCTTAGTCGGTCACTTCTGGGTAGGCAAACCCACCCATTGCACCAACAGCGCCTCCAGCAACAACACCCGATTGAGGTTGGCTTTGCTCATCACTTTCTGGCGCTGGGCGAGGATCCAGTCCTGAATATTCAGGACTTTGTCCTGGCCGGCTTTCTGCGCCAGGTACTGAATCACCTTGCGCATGTCCGTCAGTCCCAGGCCTTCTTCGTCCTGAGTCAGCTGATAGCGCAGGATCAGGCTCGACCAGTCGCAGAACCAGTCGAACAACAGCAACAGCGGAATCGCATTCCAGCCTTCGGCCAGTTGCGTCGGTGACTGTTGCTGCTTGAGCAACTTCTTCACGCCATCGACCACCAGCGCCCGCTGCTCGCGCACACCCTGGGCCTGCAAGTTGACGGCGGCCAGTGGCGAACCGGCGGCCAGGGTCAGCAACTCGATACGCTCTTCTTCCGCGCAGTCCGGCAAAGCCTTCGCCAGCCACGCAAGACTCATGGCTTCGCTCGGTAGTGGACAGGCCTGCTGCACGCAGCGGCTCTTGATCGTCGGCAACAGACGACTGGTCTGGTGGCTGACCAACAGTAAAACTGTATCGCCGGAAGGTTCTTCAAGGCTTTTGAGCAAGGCGTTGGCGGCGTTGATGTTCATCGACTCGGCCGGTTCGACCAGCACCACTTTGCGGCCGCCCATCTGCGCGGTCTGAACCACGAAGCTGACCAGATCACGAACCTGATCGACCTTGATCGCCTTATCGGCTTCTTCCGGCTCCAGAATGTAGTTGTCAGGGTGACTGCCGGCCTTGAGCAACAGACAGGATTTGCATTCGCCGCAAGCATCGTGGGCGGCGCTCGGACGCTGGCACAGCAAACTGGCCATCAAGCGCTCGGCCAGCGCGCGCTTGCCGATCCCGGCCGGGCCATGGAGCAGATAGGCGTGAGCATGTTGCTTGCGACCGGCCAAATGCTGCCAGAGACTGTCCTGCCACGGATAGGCTTCAGCCACGGGTCAACTCCAGCAGACGCGGCAACAAGGCATCCAGTGCCTGCTGAACCTGCGCCAACGGCTGGGCGGCATCGACCAGGACATAACGCGCAGGATCCGCTTCAGCACGCTTGAGGAAAGCACTGCGCACCGCATCAAAAAAGGTTCGGCCTTCGAGTTCGAAGCGATCCAGACGACCACGAGCGCTGGCGCGGGCCAGGCCCACTTCCACCGGCAGATCGAAAATCAACGTCAGGTCCGGGCGCAGATCGCCCTGGACGAAGGCTTCCAGGGTCGCGATGCGCTCCAGCGACAGGCCGCGACCGCCACCCTGATAGGCGTAGGTCGAATCGGTAAAGCGATCACACAGGACCACCGCACCGCGGGCCAGCGCCGGGCGAATCACCTCGGCCAGATGCTGGGCTCGCGCGGCGAATACCAACAGCAACTCGGTGTCGGGGTTCATGACTTCGTCAACCGGCGCCAGCAGCACTTCGCGGATCCGCTCGGCCAACGGCGTGCCGCCTGGTTCGCGAGTCAGCACGACCTCGATACCCGCGGCGCGCAGACGCTCGGCCAGGTATTCGCGATTGGTGCTCTTGCCGGCCCCTTCCGGGCCTTCCAGGGTAATAAACAAGCCAGTCACAGGCAGTCCTTAGTCAGAATCATTGCGGGCTTTGCGGCGCGGTTGCATCCGGTTCGGGCGCGGGTGCAGCTGCGGGTTCTTGAGCGGGTTCTTGCGCCGGCTCCGGTGATGGCGACTGGTCAGGCGCTTGCAGCTCTGTTGGCGCCGCCTGAGCAGGTTCTTGTGGCGGCACTTGCGGCAAAGCCTCGGGGACTGTGTCGGGCGAAGCAGCCGGAATCGGTGCCTGCTCATCCGTCGCCTCTGGCGCCGTAGCCGGCGCCGGGCTGGAGCGGTAGTCGGCACGGCGCTTGATCTGGAACTCACGCACAGCGTTATTGTGCGCGTCCAGATCATCGGAGAACACGTGGCTGCCATCACCACGAGCAACGAAATAGAGGCTATTGCCAGCCACCGGATTCAGCGCTGCATGAATCGCTTCGCGGCCGACCATGGCGATCGGGGTCGGCGGCAGTCCCGAAATCATGTAGGTGTTGTACGGCGTCGCCTCCTTGAGATGGGCGCGAGTCAATTTGCCGTTGTAACGATCACCGAGGCCGTAGATCACGGTCGGATCAGTCTGCAACAACATGCCTATTTCCATGCGCCGTACAAACACGCCAGCGATTTGCCCGCGCTCCTGCGGCACGCCGGTTTCCTTCTCCACCAGCGAGGCCATGATCAGCGCCTGATAGGGCTCGGTGTACGGCACGTCAGCGGCGCGCTGGCTCCACTCCTTGGCAAGGACTTCGTCGAGGCGGTCGTAGGCTTTTTTCAGCAGCTCGACATCGGTCATGCCGCGCACGAAGCGATAGGTGTCAGGGAAGAATCGCCCTTCCGGAAAAATCCCGGTGTGGCCGAGTTTGTCCATCACCTCGCTATCACTCAAACCGTCGAGGGTCTTTTCAAGTTTTTCATCCTTGGCCAAAGCAGCGCGGACCTGATGGAAATTCCAGCCTTCGACCAGGGTCAGGCTGTACTGAACCATTTCCCCGCGTTTCCACAGGTCAATCAGTCCTTCGACAGTCATGCCGGGCTGCATGCGGTATTCGCCCTTGTGTAACGGTTGTTTGGCGAGATTGAAGCGCCAATACACCCGCAGCCAGAAAGCATCCTTGATGACGCCATCGGCTTCGAGTCGATAGAAGGTGCGGGTCGGTGTCGTGCCTTTTGGCACTTCCAGCAGCTCTTCCTGAGTGATGTTCAGCGGCTGTTCCAGCGCCGAATGGATTTTCCAGGCGGAAGCGCCCAGACACAGCCCTGCCAGAACCAATCCGGTTTCCAGCAGCAGCAAGAATTTACGTCTCACGTATCAAGCATCCAGTAGCGCGCGGGCAATGGTTTGGAGTTTACGGGTGAGCGGACCAACCGGCCAGCTCAGTGCGGCATAGGCGCGCACCGGCCAAACGCCATACACGCTGTTGCAGACAAAGACTTCATCAGCCCATTGCAGCTGATCGAGGGTGATGTCGGTGATTTGCGTGGGGATCCCCAACGACTCGGCTTGAAACAATAATTCGGCACGCATCACACCGGCAACGCCACAGCGCTTCAAATCAGCCGTGATCAACACGCCATCGCGGATCAGAAACAGATTGCTGAACACGCCTTCAATGACGCGACCCGCCTGATCGAGCATCAAGCCCTCGGCGTGCTCCGTATCTTGCCATTCGGCGCGGGCTATCACTTGTTCCAGACGGTTAAGGTGTTTGAGGCCGGCAAGCAGTGGCTGCCTGGACAGTCGTGTCGCACAAGGGAACAGGCGAACGCCCTGCTCGCCATGAACGGCAGGATAAGCAGCGGGTGGATTGCCTTGCAGAATACGTCGGGCTTGAGCCGAGGGATCGGGGGCGTAACCGCGCAGACTGTCGCCGCGGGTGATGATGAGCTTGAGCACGCCCTGACCCAGTGCGCTGGCATAGGCCAGCAGCTCACTGCGGATCAACTCATGATCGGCAGTGATCGCCAGGCGTGAACAGCCATCGGCCAGACGCGCCAGATGTCGGTCCAGCAGCAACGGTTGCCCGCCACGCACGGCAACGGTCTCGAACAGACCATCACCGTAAGCCAGGCCGCGATCCTTCAGCGACAAAGCGTCAGCCGGCTGACCGTCGACCCAGCTGTCCATCAGTCAGCGAACCGGCGGAACACCAGCGAGCCGTTGGTGCCGCCAAACCCGAAGGAGTTGGACAGCACCACATCGATATCCATATTGCGCGCGGTATGCGGTACGAAATCGAGGTCGCAACCTTCGTCCGGCTCATCGAGGTTGATGGTCGGCGGCGCTACCTGGCTGTTGATCGCCAGCACACTGAAGATCGCCTCGACCGCGCCCGCCGCACCCAACAGGTGACCGGTCATGGACTTGGTCGAACTGACCGCCAGCTTGTAAGCGTGATCGCCGAACACCGACTTGATCGCACAGGCTTCGGCAAGGTCGCCGGCCGACGTCGAGGTGCCGTGGGCGTTGACGTACTGAACCTGGTCGCCATTGATCTTGGCATCGCGCAGCGCATTGGTGATGCAACGTGCAGCACCCGCGCCATCGGCCGGTGGCGAAGTCATGTGGTAAGCATCGCCACTGGTGCCGAAGCCGATCAGCTCGGCGTAGATCGTCGCGCCACGGGCCTTGGCGTGTTCCAGTTCTTCGAGAACCAGAGCGCCGGCACCGTCGGACAGCACGAAGCCATCACGGCCCTTGTCCCATGGACGGCTGGCGCGGGTCGGCTCGTCGTTGCGGGTCGACAGTGCGCGGGAGGCACCGAAGCCGCCCATGCCCAGACCGCAAGCTGCCATTTCAGCGCCGCCGGCAATCATCACGTCGGCTTCGTCGTACATGATGTTGCGTGCCGCCATGCCGATGCAGTGCGTACCGGTGGTACACGCGGTGGCGATGGCGTAGTTAGGTCCCTGTGCACCCAGATGGATGGACAGAAAACCGGAAATCATATTGATGATCGAGCCAGGCACGAAAAACGGAGAAATCCGTCGTGGGCCGGAATCATGCAGCGTGCGGCTGGTTTCTTCGATATTGGTCAGTCCGCCAATACCCGACCCCATGGCCACGCCGATGCGCTCACGGTTGGCGTCGGTGACTTCCAGACCGGCGTTACGAACTGCCTGAAAACCTGCGGCCAGACCGTATTGAATGAACAGGTCGAGCTTGCGAGCTTCCTTGACCGACAGGTATTCCTCGACATTGAAGCCCTTTACCGAGCCGCCAAAACGGGTGGAATAGGCAGAAAGGTCGGTGTGTTCGATCAGACCAATGCCACTGCGGCCAGCCAGAATGCCCTGCCAACTGCTCGGCACATCCGTGCCCAGTGGCGACAACATACCCATACCGGTGACTACGACGCGTCTACGCGACACAGCACTCTCCTTTTTCAAATGACGACTTTGCATCAGGCCTAAAGAAAAAACCGCACGCCGTGATGGCAGTGCGGTTTTTCCATGACAGCAAGCAACGATTACAAGCTATTAAGCCTGGTGGTTAGTAACGTAATCGATTGCGGCTTGTACAGTAGTGATCTTCTCAGCTTCTTCGTCAGGAATTTCGGTCTCGAATTCCTCTTCCAGAGCCATCACCAGCTCAACGGTGTCAAGGGAGTCGGCACCCAGGTCTTCAACGAAGGAAGCAGTGTTGACCACTTCTTCTTCTTTAACGCCCAGTTGCTCAGCAACGATTTTCTTGACGCGCTCTTCGATGGTGCTCATACCTTGTTTTCACTCCTAATGGACAAATTCAGGCAGCTGGCCAGTGGGTAAGTGTATAGAAAGACTTTTCAGTTTTTCAACTGAAAGCTTCACTCCTCAAACCCGACGACCCTCTGCCTATAAATAGATTGCAGCTTTATAACGGATTTTAGACAGCTCGTATGACATTTTTTTGAAGCGATCCGTCACATTTAACTCATGTACATCCCGCCGTTCACCGGGATTGTAGCCCCAGTAACGTAAGCCGCACCGTCGGATGCAAGAAAAGCGACCACAGACGCGATCTCTTGAGCTTGCCCCAGACGGCCCAGCGGAATCTGCGTCTGCAAGGCTTCACGCTGTGCCTCGGGCAGTTCGCGGGTCATATCGGTGTCGATGAACCCAGGGGCCACCGAGTTTACCGTAATCGAACGCGAACCGACTTCACGCGCCAGCGAACGGCTGAAACCTTCCAGACCGGCCTTGGCGGCTGCGTAGTTTACTTGGCCTGCGTTGCCCATGGCACCCACAACCGACCCAATACTGATAATTCGTCCCCAACGGGCTTTGGTCATACCGCGCAAAACGCCCTTGGACAGGCGAAACAGACTGTTCAGGTTGGTATCGACGACGTCATGCCATTCGTCATTTTTCATCCGCATCATCAGATTATCGCGGGTGATACCGGCATTGTTGACCAGGATCGCCGGCGCACCGAACTGCGATGTAATGCTCGCCAGTACTGCAGCAACGGATTCGTCGCTGGTGACATTGAGTTCCAGGCCAGTGCCTTGAATCCCGCTTTCCTTCAGGGTTGCCGCAATGCGCTCGGCACCCGAGGCAGACGTCGCGGTGCCGATAACGATGGCGCCCTGACGACCCAGTTCCAGGGCGATAGCCTGGCCGATACCGCGGCTCGCGCCAGTGACCAGTGCAACTTTACCTTGCAGACTCATGCAGGCTTCTCCTGATTCAAGCCAGCGCTGCGCGAGCGGCAGCGAAGGCGTCGGGGGTATTGAGGTTGGATGTCGACACGCCTTCGGCGCAACGCTTGTTCAAGCCAGCCAGTACTTTACCTGGGCCGCATTCGACCAACTGGGTAGCACCTTTGGCGGCTAGCGCCTGAACCGATTCGACCCAGCGTACAGGCTTGTAAAGCTGCTCAAGCAGATCGCGCTTGAGGGTTTCCAGATCGGCCGGCACATTGGCGCTGACGTTCTGAACCACCGGAATCTGCGGCGCCTGCCAGTCGATCGCTGCGATCGACTCGGCGAAACGCTCGGCCGCCGGACGCATCAGCTCGCAATGGGACGGCACGCTGACCGGCAACGGCATGGCGCGCTTGGCACCACGGGCCTTGCAGCCTTCGATGGCGCGCTCGACTGCTGCCTTGGCACCGGCGATGACCACCTGGCCAGGGGAGTTGAAGTTGACCGCACTGACCACTTCGCCTTGAGCCGCTTCGGCACAGGCTGCCAGCACATCAGCATCGTCCAGACCGAGAATGGCGGCCATGCCACCTTGTCCGGCCGGAACGGCTTCCTGCATCAACTGACCGCGGCGCTCAACCAACTTCACCGCGTCGCCCAGGCTCAGGCTGCCCGCAGCGACCAGAGCGCTGTATTCGCCCAGGCTGTGACCGGCAACATAAGCCGGACGCGCACCGCCTTCAGCCAGCCACAGACGCCACAAGGCAATCGAGGCGGTCAGAATGGCCGGCTGGGTTTTATCGGTTTGATTGAGTTGCTCTTCCGGCCCTTGCTGGGTCAGTGCCCACAGGTCGTAACCCAGAGCATCGGAAGCTTCTTTGAATGTTTCGAGGACAACCGGATGTTGCGCGCCCAACTCGGCCAGCATGCCGAGGGACTGCGAACCCTGTCCCGGAAAGACGAATGCGAGGGAAGCAGACATGTAACAAGCCCCTAATGATCTTGTCGTCGGAGAATTGACGTCCCGCTTGGGGGACGCAAGAAACTGACAGTTGGATGGCAAATTGAACTGAGCGGTCACATTTAAGCATTGTCCGACGAAAACGCCTAAAGCAACAAATCCTCCAGGCGACCGTGAATACGTTCCGGCAGGTTTTCCTGAATCTCGATCAAGGCGCGCTGAATCGCACTCTGGAAGCCCTGAACCCCCGCCGAACCATGGCTTTTGACCACAATCCCCTGCAACCCGAGGAAGCTTGCGCCGTTATGCCGTGCAGGCGCCAGATCGGCTTGCAAGCGCTTCATCAGCGGCAGGGCCAGAGCACCGACCACTTTAGTCGCGAGGTTTTTCTTGAACAAGGCTTCGATGCGCGCGGCAATCATGGCCGCCAGGCCTTCGCTGGATTTGAGCAGGATATTGCCGACAAAACCGTCACATACCACCACATCTGCCTCGCCACGGTACACACCGTCACCCTCGACAAAACCGATGTAATTGATGCCGCGAGCACTCTGCAACAAGGTGGCCGCCAGCTTGACCTGCTGGTTGCCCTTGATGTCTTCAGTACCGATGTTCAGCAGCGCCACTCGCGGACGAACAATGCCCAGGGTTTCCGCCGCCACCGACCCCATCACAGCGAACTGCAACAGATGCTCGGCGCTGCAATCGACATTGGCGCCCAGGTCGAGCAACTGGCAATAACCTTTCTGCGTCGGAATCGCCGCCACCATCGCCGGCCGATCAATACCCGGCAAGGTCTTGAGCACGAAGCGCGACAACGCCATCAGCGCACCGGTATTGCCAGCGCTGACGCAGGCCCGGACCTTGCCATCGCGCAGCAACTCCAGCGCCACGCGCATCGACGAGTCGGGCTTGCCGCGCAGGGCCTGAGCAGGTTTTTCGTCCATGGTGATGACTTCGGACGCCGGCGCGATCGACAGACGCGAGCGATCCGCAGCCGACTGGCCAGAGAGCAATTCTTCAAGGAGGGAGGGTTGACCGACGAGGGTCAGGTGCAGCGAGGGCGTAGCAGACAGGCAAGCAAGGCTGGCCTGAACAATGCTGCGGGGACCGAAGTCCCCGCCCATTGCGTCAATCGCGATGACTTGAGCAGACAAGTGATTACTCGTCAGCGCCCTTGTCGATCACTTTACGGCCACGGTATACGCCTTCTGGCGATACGTGGTGACGCAGGTGAATTTCACCGGTGGTTTTTTCTACAGACAGAGTGCTTGCCGTCAGGGCGTCGTGCGAACGACGCATGTCACGGGCAGAGCGGGATTTTTTGTTCTGCTGAACAGCCATAATTGATTAACTCCTAAACGTTTGGGTCACGCTTTAACTGCGCCAATACACTGAACGGGTTGGACCGCGTTACCTCGTCCTCGCTCGGTTCGGGCTCATCGAGACCCGCCGGCTGCTGGCATTCTTCCGGATGATGAGCAGGCACAATGGGCAAGGCGAGCAGAAGCTCCTCCTCGATCAGTGACTGCAGATCCAATGGATCTTCGCCCAGTTCCAGCACGTCATAACCTTTCGGCAACGACTGGGTATTCGCACCCTCCTTCACCACAGCATAACTGCATTCGCTATGGATCGGCAGGGTGACCAGCTCAAGACAACGCTGGCAAACCATTTTGACTTCGGTGTCGATAAAACTGTGAATTACCACAGACTTACGTTCATCTCGTTCAAAAACGAATTTAGCCTGCACCGTACCGACAGTGTCGGAAAGCGGGTCGCAGAGTCTCTCCAAATCGGCCAGCAGCAGTTCACCTTGAAGGGTGGTGCCACGATCAGCCAATTTGCGCGGGTCAACGTGAGGTGGAATCGGGTCATTCAACATAGGCGCAGCATTATAGGGATGCCCCCAGCCATGTCAAAGGAAATTCAGCCCTGTCCGTCACTTGCAAGCCTCCGCTAGAATTCGCGCCTGTCTTCTGGAGATGCGCATGCTGCCTTTATTACTCGCTTCAAGCTCGGTTTATCGCCGGGAATTGCTGGCCCGCTTGCAGCTGCCGTTTATCTGCAGCTCGCCGGATATTGACGAAAGCCATCGTCCGGACGAGTCCGCCATCGAGCTGGTCAAGCGCCTCGCCGAGGAAAAAGCACGTGCGTTGGCCAGCAGCCATCCCGCTCATCTGATTATCGGCTCCGATCAGGTCGCGGTGCTTGGCGAACGGATTATCGGCAAACCGCACACCTTCGAAAAGGCCCGCGAACAATTGTTGGCTTCGAGCGGTGCCAGCGTGACCTTCCTCACCGGCCTGGCGCTGCTCAACAGCCAGACCGGTGAATGCCAGGTCGACTGCGTGCCGTTCACCGTGCACATGCGCACGCTCGACACCGCACGCATCGAACGCTACCTGCGCGCCGAACAGCCCTACGATTGCGCTGGCAGCTTCAAAGCCGAGGGTTTGGGGGCGAGCCTGTTTCAAAGCACCGAAGGCCCTGACGCCACCAGCCTGATCGGCCTGCCATTGATTCGCCTGGTGGACATGCTGCTGGCCGAAGGCGTGCAGATACCTTAAAGATCAAAAGATCGCAGCCTCGTTTCACTCGACAGCTCCTACAAGGGATACGCATTTCAATGTAGGAGCTGTCGAGTGAAACGAGGCTGCGATCTTTTGACTTTAAAAAAACCGGCAAAAAGCCGGTTTTTTTATGCAGCCATAGAATCAGCGCAACGAAGGCCCCTGGAAGCCCATCCACATCGCCAGATGCTCAGCCACGCTGGCACCGAGTTTTTTCGAGAAGCGATCGAACGGCGATTCCTGAACAGTGAAGTCCACCAGCTCTTTCTCGCCAATGACATCACGGGCCACCGAACTGGCATTGCCCAGGCCATCGATCAACCCCAGCGGCAGTGCCTGCTCGCCCGACCAGACCAACCCGGAGAACAACTCTGGATGCTCCTTGTCCTTGAGGCGGTCGCCACGACCTTTCTTGACGCTGCTGATGAATTGCTGATGAGTGGTATCGAGCACACCCTGCCAGAACTGAGTTTCTTCAGGCTTCTGCGGCTGGAACGGATCGAGGAACGATTTGTGCTCGCCGGAGGTGTAAGTGCGACGCTCGACACCCAGCTTCTCCATCGTCCCGACAAAGCCATAACCGGCCGCCGTCACACCAATGGAACCTACCAGGCTCGCCTTGTCGGCGTAGATCTGATCTGCCGCGCTTGCGATGTAATAAGCACCGGAAGCGCCCAAATCCGAGATTACCGCGTAAACCTTGGTATCCGGATGCAGGCCGCGCAAACGGCGGATCTCGTCATAGACGTAGCCCGACTGCACCGGACTGCCGCCCGGACTGTTGATTCGCAGGATGACACCTTTGACCTTCTCGTCCTCGAACGCTGCACGCAGGCTGCCGACGATGTTATCAGCGCTGGCAGGCTCCTTGTCGGCGATCATGCCGGTCACGTCGATCAGCGCGGTGTAGGTGCCACTGCGAGTGGCGGCTTTTTCCATGTCCATCAACGGCGTGAACAGGATCAACGCGCCAAACAGGTACACAAAGGTCAGCAGCTTGAAGAAAATCCCCCAGCGACGGGACCTGCGCTGCTCCTGCACGCCAGCTAGCAGGGTCTTTTCCAGCAGCTTCCAGCTTTTCTCGTCACCGCTCTCTGCGCTCGCCTTGGCGGGCGCTTTCCATTCGTCGGTCATGACATCTACCCCAGCAAAAACCTATTAAGCCCGCTGACTCAGCCAGGCATGCAATTCTGAAAAACGATCAATGGCCAGTGCCGGCTCGAACAACTTCAACGCTTCGATCGATTGCGCGCCATAGCTGACGGCCACCGAATCCATGCCGGCGTTGCGCGCCATCTGCAAGTCAAAGGACGAATCGCCCACCATCAGCGCCTGCTCCGGGCGAACCTCGCAGTGAGCGAGGATCTGCTCAAGCATCAGCGGATGGGGTTTGCTGGCGGTTTCGTCGGCCGCGCGGGTGATGTCGAAATATTCTTCCCAGCCGTGAGACTTCAGCACCCGATCCAGTCCGCGACGAGCCTTGCCGGTCGCGACCGCCAAGTGATAACCCTCGGCGCGAAACGCTTCCATCGACTCGACCACACCCTCGAACAACGGCGAAGGAACAGCCTCAGAGGCGATGTAGTGATCAGCATAGTGCTGACGGAAG from Pseudomonas sp. ACM7 includes:
- the plsX gene encoding phosphate acyltransferase PlsX encodes the protein MSAQVIAIDAMGGDFGPRSIVQASLACLSATPSLHLTLVGQPSLLEELLSGQSAADRSRLSIAPASEVITMDEKPAQALRGKPDSSMRVALELLRDGKVRACVSAGNTGALMALSRFVLKTLPGIDRPAMVAAIPTQKGYCQLLDLGANVDCSAEHLLQFAVMGSVAAETLGIVRPRVALLNIGTEDIKGNQQVKLAATLLQSARGINYIGFVEGDGVYRGEADVVVCDGFVGNILLKSSEGLAAMIAARIEALFKKNLATKVVGALALPLMKRLQADLAPARHNGASFLGLQGIVVKSHGSAGVQGFQSAIQRALIEIQENLPERIHGRLEDLLL
- the rpmF gene encoding 50S ribosomal protein L32 — its product is MAVQQNKKSRSARDMRRSHDALTASTLSVEKTTGEIHLRHHVSPEGVYRGRKVIDKGADE
- a CDS encoding YceD family protein, translated to MLNDPIPPHVDPRKLADRGTTLQGELLLADLERLCDPLSDTVGTVQAKFVFERDERKSVVIHSFIDTEVKMVCQRCLELVTLPIHSECSYAVVKEGANTQSLPKGYDVLELGEDPLDLQSLIEEELLLALPIVPAHHPEECQQPAGLDEPEPSEDEVTRSNPFSVLAQLKRDPNV
- a CDS encoding nucleoside triphosphate pyrophosphatase; translation: MLPLLLASSSVYRRELLARLQLPFICSSPDIDESHRPDESAIELVKRLAEEKARALASSHPAHLIIGSDQVAVLGERIIGKPHTFEKAREQLLASSGASVTFLTGLALLNSQTGECQVDCVPFTVHMRTLDTARIERYLRAEQPYDCAGSFKAEGLGASLFQSTEGPDATSLIGLPLIRLVDMLLAEGVQIP
- the sppA gene encoding signal peptide peptidase SppA encodes the protein MTDEWKAPAKASAESGDEKSWKLLEKTLLAGVQEQRRSRRWGIFFKLLTFVYLFGALILFTPLMDMEKAATRSGTYTALIDVTGMIADKEPASADNIVGSLRAAFEDEKVKGVILRINSPGGSPVQSGYVYDEIRRLRGLHPDTKVYAVISDLGASGAYYIASAADQIYADKASLVGSIGVTAAGYGFVGTMEKLGVERRTYTSGEHKSFLDPFQPQKPEETQFWQGVLDTTHQQFISSVKKGRGDRLKDKEHPELFSGLVWSGEQALPLGLIDGLGNASSVARDVIGEKELVDFTVQESPFDRFSKKLGASVAEHLAMWMGFQGPSLR
- a CDS encoding HAD-IA family hydrolase: MHPSDYKLLIFDWDGTLADSIGRIVESMHVASERSGFQLRDDFAVKGIIGLGLPEAIRTLYPEIGEEELVAFRQHYADHYIASEAVPSPLFEGVVESMEAFRAEGYHLAVATGKARRGLDRVLKSHGWEEYFDITRAADETASKPHPLMLEQILAHCEVRPEQALMVGDSSFDLQMARNAGMDSVAVSYGAQSIEALKLFEPALAIDRFSELHAWLSQRA